The [Bacillus] selenitireducens MLS10 genome includes a region encoding these proteins:
- a CDS encoding FAD-binding domain-containing protein, with amino-acid sequence MVNVVWLKRDLRIFDHRPLKEAAEQGEVLPLFVWEASVWAHGDLSVRHRDFVLQSLAELDRRLDQRGARLYTAVGEVIDVLTRLEADLGPFQLFAHEENGTPLTFERDIAVRNWMKARGCTMKEWPHFGVTRGLKSRDDFQKGYERYVNAPVVPAPEAVRGIRHAPAWLTKGAGEPGGIALPGTAITRGQQGGERLAHGVLKGFLEERFKAYQVRISKPFASAESCSRLSPYLAWGNLSVRYTYQETVARLGELGSGFHKKQLSAFLSRLHWHCHFIQRLEDEPEIAHRTMNPVFDTVRQTWSEEAYQRWLHGRTGIPLIDAAMRCLHETGWLNFRSRAMVISFVCNTLMLDWRRPAEDLSRLFLDYEPGIHYSQVQMQAGTTGFNTIRIYNPVKQGQEHDPSGAFVRRFVPELSAVSDAFIHEPWKLPAGPPKGYPMPMVDVAKANGEARRILWGLKASKEAKAAAGEQLNKHGSRAHRKKGKKKPGAGVEQLDLFELADPHDHKEKEKGG; translated from the coding sequence GTGGTAAACGTTGTCTGGCTAAAACGGGATTTGAGAATCTTTGATCACCGGCCGCTCAAAGAAGCGGCAGAACAGGGTGAGGTCCTCCCGTTGTTCGTGTGGGAGGCGTCTGTCTGGGCGCACGGGGATCTGTCGGTCAGACACCGGGACTTCGTGCTTCAGAGTCTTGCGGAGCTTGATCGCCGCCTCGATCAGCGAGGTGCCCGGCTTTATACGGCTGTCGGTGAGGTGATCGACGTCCTGACGCGGCTTGAGGCGGATCTTGGTCCCTTTCAGCTCTTTGCCCATGAAGAAAACGGCACACCGCTTACGTTTGAGCGAGATATTGCCGTCAGAAACTGGATGAAAGCGAGAGGCTGCACGATGAAGGAGTGGCCGCATTTCGGTGTCACGAGGGGTCTCAAAAGCCGGGATGATTTTCAAAAAGGCTATGAGCGCTATGTGAACGCCCCGGTGGTGCCGGCTCCGGAGGCCGTTCGGGGGATCCGGCACGCGCCGGCCTGGCTGACGAAAGGAGCCGGGGAACCCGGCGGGATCGCTCTGCCTGGTACCGCAATAACGCGTGGTCAACAGGGCGGAGAGCGCCTTGCGCACGGGGTGCTGAAGGGCTTTTTGGAGGAGAGGTTCAAGGCGTATCAGGTCCGGATCTCAAAGCCATTCGCTTCCGCCGAATCGTGCAGCCGGCTGTCCCCGTATCTCGCCTGGGGGAATCTGTCCGTCCGCTATACGTACCAGGAAACCGTTGCAAGGCTCGGGGAACTCGGGAGCGGCTTTCATAAGAAGCAGCTGTCCGCCTTTCTCTCGAGGCTTCACTGGCACTGTCACTTTATCCAGCGTCTTGAAGACGAACCGGAGATCGCCCACCGGACGATGAACCCGGTCTTTGATACCGTCAGACAGACGTGGTCGGAAGAAGCGTATCAGCGCTGGCTCCATGGCCGGACGGGGATCCCCCTGATCGATGCGGCGATGCGCTGTCTGCATGAGACAGGCTGGCTGAATTTCCGCTCAAGAGCCATGGTGATCTCCTTTGTCTGCAATACTCTCATGCTCGACTGGCGAAGACCCGCAGAGGATCTGTCCAGGCTGTTTCTCGACTATGAGCCGGGGATTCACTACAGCCAGGTTCAGATGCAGGCGGGGACGACGGGTTTTAACACGATCCGGATCTACAACCCTGTCAAACAGGGTCAGGAGCATGACCCGTCAGGTGCATTCGTCAGACGCTTCGTACCGGAACTCTCCGCTGTCTCCGACGCCTTCATCCATGAGCCTTGGAAGCTCCCTGCCGGGCCGCCAAAAGGCTACCCGATGCCGATGGTGGATGTGGCGAAGGCGAACGGGGAAGCGCGGCGGATCCTCTGGGGACTGAAGGCGTCCAAAGAAGCCAAAGCGGCAGCGGGTGAACAGCTCAATAAACACGGCAGCCGGGCGCACAGGAAGAAAGGTAAGAAGAAGCCGGGCGCCGGCGTGGAACAGCTCGATTTGTTTGAACTGGCTGACCCGCATGATCATAAGGAGAAAGAAAAAGGGGGGTGA
- a CDS encoding M15 family metallopeptidase, which yields MRRIYQLTAKLAIALIVSACSNETVERAAEDHGERETYIRDMPQDVLFDDAILETVRITETEGDPPIITDPDHADVLINHDHRLDSSYIPPDLTVPDVRFSFSEALNRRMLREEAAAALESMFQAAEADGISLFAVSGYRSYERQRQIFDTSVQNRGEERTREVIAVPGTSEHQSGLAMDVSSQSNGFRLNTDFADTPEGEWVADHAHEHGYIIRYLEGYEAVTGISFEPWHLRYVGEELAAELFRTGQPLEILMERAERVQEQ from the coding sequence ATGAGGCGAATATACCAATTAACAGCAAAGCTCGCTATCGCTCTGATCGTCAGTGCATGCAGCAATGAAACGGTGGAGCGGGCGGCTGAGGATCATGGAGAAAGGGAGACTTATATAAGGGACATGCCCCAAGATGTCCTCTTTGATGATGCCATCCTCGAAACGGTCCGGATCACCGAAACAGAAGGGGATCCGCCAATTATCACCGACCCGGATCATGCGGACGTTCTGATTAATCATGACCACCGCCTGGATTCGTCCTATATTCCCCCGGATCTGACGGTGCCGGATGTGCGCTTCAGCTTTTCGGAGGCCCTCAATCGTCGGATGCTGAGAGAAGAGGCCGCAGCGGCCCTTGAATCGATGTTTCAGGCGGCGGAAGCGGACGGGATTTCGCTTTTTGCCGTCTCCGGATACCGTTCGTATGAGCGGCAGCGGCAGATCTTTGATACCTCGGTCCAAAACCGCGGCGAAGAGCGGACGAGAGAGGTGATTGCCGTTCCAGGGACGAGTGAACACCAGTCCGGGCTCGCCATGGACGTCTCTTCGCAGTCCAACGGATTTCGGTTGAACACCGATTTTGCCGATACACCGGAAGGGGAGTGGGTCGCCGATCATGCCCATGAGCACGGCTATATCATCCGCTATCTCGAAGGGTATGAAGCCGTCACCGGAATCAGCTTCGAGCCCTGGCACCTCCGCTATGTCGGGGAAGAGCTCGCTGCAGAGCTCTTCCGCACCGGACAACCGCTTGAGATTCTGATGGAGCGGGCGGAGCGCGTGCAGGAACAATAA
- the rpsI gene encoding 30S ribosomal protein S9, giving the protein MAQVQYIGTGRRKNSTARVRLVPGDGQITINKRNIDEYFDLETLKVIVKQPLAETQTEGTYDVHVNVHGGGYTGQAGAIRHGVARALLQADPEFRASLKSAGYLTRDARMKERKKYGLKAARRAPQFSKR; this is encoded by the coding sequence TTGGCACAAGTTCAATATATCGGAACAGGTCGTCGTAAGAACTCAACAGCCCGTGTACGTCTCGTCCCTGGTGACGGTCAGATCACGATCAACAAGCGCAATATCGATGAGTACTTCGACCTCGAAACACTCAAAGTAATCGTTAAGCAGCCACTGGCTGAAACACAAACTGAAGGTACGTATGACGTACACGTAAACGTACACGGCGGCGGCTACACAGGCCAGGCCGGTGCGATCCGTCACGGCGTTGCCCGTGCACTTCTGCAGGCTGATCCGGAATTCCGCGCTTCACTCAAATCTGCAGGTTACCTCACACGTGATGCCCGTATGAAAGAGCGTAAGAAATACGGTCTTAAAGCAGCACGTCGTGCGCCACAGTTCTCAAAGCGTTAA
- a CDS encoding PucR family transcriptional regulator yields MEMTLADIQKLPAFEGVKLIAGHEGIDRVIRNVYFMEVPDIFGYIDEGGFLLSTLYPIADDEAAIQRLIPGLVEVGMAGLAIKPARYITDVPDVMIEQANELGFPLFVLGQGANLSTLTNTILETLLDKNTSTLQFRNDLHNKMMEELVNGASLTELTMTVSEMIESPIILLDRELERITDTTGKRVKVDRESVPPLPVERSFCLPNHVLDQVRLSVGSDGEIFLKDSFIQPVLAGEECFGYMILPTTDRQIDPNAKMALEQTSLLMASVFQRDKALKQKEENYLDAFIRDVLNEKMGSQFEVIEKAKLFKWDLQFPVALFNMSVRLEDVVKKRRILIQYMENRVVEQFLSRKLDIHISKIKLIYMDDSICAFINVAFESGIDERLIGVCEELVAYLESHDPDAPLSIGIADTVEGLGRFSKAYHEAIRTRELSEKIAEGGSFVRHYRDMVLYELIDQISEDVRADFIDKRIGAVLRYDETKKMELLKTLEAFIDHDFNAQKAAASLFIHYNTFRYRLEKLKELGVDYDSGFDWMETALACRMQKLL; encoded by the coding sequence ATGGAAATGACGCTCGCAGACATTCAAAAACTCCCGGCCTTTGAAGGAGTGAAGCTGATCGCAGGCCATGAGGGCATCGACCGGGTGATCCGGAATGTGTATTTTATGGAGGTGCCGGATATATTCGGCTACATTGACGAGGGCGGGTTCCTGCTTTCGACGCTGTACCCGATTGCCGATGATGAAGCGGCGATTCAGCGCCTCATACCGGGACTCGTGGAGGTCGGGATGGCGGGACTTGCCATCAAGCCGGCCCGCTACATAACCGATGTGCCGGACGTGATGATTGAACAGGCCAATGAACTCGGCTTTCCGCTGTTTGTCCTTGGACAGGGGGCGAATCTGTCGACATTGACCAATACGATCCTTGAAACACTCCTCGACAAAAATACGAGCACGCTGCAGTTCCGCAACGATCTGCACAATAAAATGATGGAAGAACTCGTTAACGGCGCATCGCTGACGGAGCTGACGATGACCGTTTCAGAGATGATTGAATCTCCGATTATTCTGTTGGACCGCGAACTTGAGCGGATTACCGATACGACGGGCAAGCGCGTGAAGGTGGATAGGGAGAGCGTGCCGCCTTTGCCGGTGGAGCGTTCCTTCTGCCTGCCGAATCACGTGCTCGATCAGGTCAGACTGTCAGTCGGGAGCGACGGGGAGATCTTTTTGAAGGACAGCTTTATTCAGCCTGTCCTCGCCGGAGAGGAATGCTTCGGGTATATGATACTCCCAACAACGGATCGGCAGATCGACCCGAATGCAAAAATGGCCCTCGAACAGACGTCGCTTCTCATGGCGTCGGTGTTTCAGCGCGATAAAGCCTTAAAGCAGAAAGAAGAGAACTACCTCGATGCCTTTATCCGGGACGTCTTAAATGAAAAGATGGGTTCGCAGTTTGAAGTGATTGAGAAAGCGAAGCTGTTTAAGTGGGACCTGCAGTTTCCGGTGGCGCTGTTTAATATGAGTGTGCGGCTTGAGGACGTCGTCAAAAAACGAAGGATCCTCATACAGTACATGGAAAACCGGGTGGTGGAACAGTTCCTTTCAAGAAAGCTCGATATTCACATTTCGAAGATCAAGCTCATTTATATGGATGACTCCATCTGCGCCTTTATTAATGTAGCGTTTGAATCGGGGATCGATGAGCGGCTGATTGGAGTATGCGAGGAACTGGTCGCCTATCTCGAATCTCATGACCCGGATGCACCGCTCAGTATCGGGATTGCCGATACTGTGGAGGGACTCGGCCGGTTCTCAAAGGCTTACCATGAAGCGATCCGGACGAGAGAACTCTCTGAGAAGATTGCCGAGGGCGGATCGTTTGTCCGTCACTACCGGGATATGGTGCTGTATGAGCTGATTGATCAGATTTCGGAAGACGTAAGGGCGGACTTTATCGACAAACGGATCGGTGCGGTGCTGCGCTATGACGAGACGAAGAAGATGGAGCTGTTAAAGACCCTTGAAGCCTTTATTGACCATGATTTCAATGCCCAAAAGGCCGCGGCGTCGCTGTTTATTCATTACAATACGTTCCGCTATCGCCTCGAGAAGCTCAAGGAACTAGGTGTCGATTATGACAGCGGCTTTGACTGGATGGAAACGGCCCTCGCCTGCAGGATGCAAAAGCTGTTATAG
- the truA gene encoding tRNA pseudouridine(38-40) synthase TruA → MRRMLIRIEYDGSGFNGYQKQPNARTVQGELERALSVMHKAESWPCTSSGRTDTGVHGVRQPVHFDSPLTIPDERWPMALNSLLPDDIQVLGAMEVDASFHARYDTVGKVYRYRVDTAKRQTVFRRSFAAHFPGNMDIEAMREAAKHLEGTHDFTSLSSPKTDVKDKVRTLFAVSLEEREDGFDVVFAGSGFLYQMVRILMGTLIKVGSGDWPPDVIPAIIEKQERQAAGPTAPGHGLYLEDVFYTKEALDACVKRLEEKK, encoded by the coding sequence ATGAGACGGATGCTGATCCGGATTGAATATGACGGAAGCGGGTTTAACGGCTATCAGAAGCAGCCGAACGCGCGGACGGTGCAGGGCGAGCTCGAGCGGGCCCTGTCTGTCATGCATAAAGCTGAGTCCTGGCCGTGCACGTCTTCCGGACGGACGGATACGGGCGTGCATGGTGTGAGACAGCCGGTGCATTTTGATTCGCCCCTGACCATACCGGACGAACGCTGGCCAATGGCGCTGAACAGCCTGTTGCCGGACGATATTCAGGTACTCGGGGCCATGGAAGTGGATGCCTCTTTTCATGCCCGCTATGATACGGTTGGGAAAGTGTACCGCTACCGGGTGGATACAGCGAAGCGGCAGACGGTGTTTCGCCGATCCTTTGCGGCTCATTTCCCGGGAAATATGGACATTGAAGCCATGAGAGAAGCGGCGAAGCATCTCGAAGGGACGCATGATTTTACGAGTCTCTCTTCACCGAAGACGGACGTCAAAGATAAAGTCAGGACCCTGTTCGCTGTTTCTCTCGAGGAACGGGAAGACGGGTTTGACGTCGTGTTTGCCGGGAGCGGTTTTTTGTATCAGATGGTCCGAATCCTGATGGGGACGCTGATCAAAGTCGGTTCAGGCGACTGGCCGCCGGATGTGATTCCTGCAATCATTGAGAAACAGGAACGTCAGGCCGCAGGGCCGACAGCACCCGGTCACGGGCTGTATCTTGAGGACGTGTTTTACACGAAAGAGGCCCTTGATGCCTGCGTAAAGCGCCTTGAAGAAAAAAAGTAA
- a CDS encoding NADH-dependent flavin oxidoreductase, with the protein MYSFMEPYTFENGATVRNRIMLAPMTNFASADNGEVTDEELAYYRERSKGVGTVVTAVANVTPGGKGFPGEIGIDRDDLVGGLTKLADTIKGEGAKAIIQMFHAGRMAPTDLLPDKETVSASAVAPEREGAVTPRALTEDEIQSIIKAFGDATRRAIRAGFDGVEIHGANTYLIQQFFSPHSNRRTDQWGGSVEKRMRFPLAVVNEVLEAAKEADESFIVGYRISPEEIENPGITMADTLQFVGELAKEDLDYLHVSVMDFFKGSMREKDDERSRVQLIHDEVGSRIPVVGVGSLHTPDDVERAMAGGVPLMALGRELIVEPHWIEKVEAGETEAIRTEMSVDDREELVVPEALWNAIVNRPGWFPVKEHAES; encoded by the coding sequence ATGTATTCTTTTATGGAGCCTTATACATTTGAGAACGGTGCGACGGTGAGAAACCGGATTATGCTCGCACCGATGACGAATTTTGCTTCAGCGGACAACGGTGAGGTGACAGACGAGGAGCTGGCCTATTACAGGGAACGTTCCAAAGGGGTCGGCACCGTTGTGACGGCCGTGGCCAATGTGACGCCCGGGGGCAAAGGATTCCCCGGTGAAATCGGCATTGACCGCGACGACCTCGTCGGGGGTCTGACGAAGCTTGCGGATACGATTAAGGGAGAAGGGGCGAAGGCGATTATTCAGATGTTCCACGCCGGACGCATGGCACCGACGGATCTTTTGCCTGACAAAGAGACGGTCAGCGCCTCAGCTGTCGCGCCGGAGCGTGAGGGCGCGGTGACGCCGCGGGCACTCACGGAAGACGAGATTCAGTCGATCATCAAGGCGTTCGGTGACGCGACGAGGCGTGCGATCCGTGCCGGATTCGACGGCGTGGAGATCCACGGGGCGAACACCTACCTCATTCAACAGTTCTTTTCCCCGCACTCGAACCGCCGGACGGATCAGTGGGGCGGTTCCGTGGAGAAGCGCATGCGCTTTCCGCTGGCTGTCGTGAATGAAGTGCTTGAAGCAGCGAAGGAAGCGGATGAATCGTTTATCGTCGGCTACCGCATCTCACCCGAGGAGATCGAGAATCCGGGGATTACGATGGCGGATACGCTTCAGTTTGTCGGAGAGCTTGCCAAAGAGGATCTCGACTATCTCCACGTTTCCGTGATGGACTTCTTCAAAGGCTCCATGCGTGAAAAGGACGACGAACGATCCCGCGTCCAGCTCATTCACGATGAAGTCGGAAGCCGGATCCCGGTTGTCGGTGTCGGTTCCCTTCATACGCCGGATGACGTGGAGCGGGCCATGGCAGGCGGTGTACCGCTGATGGCACTCGGGCGAGAGCTGATCGTGGAGCCGCACTGGATTGAAAAGGTTGAAGCAGGAGAGACAGAGGCGATCCGTACCGAGATGTCCGTCGACGACCGCGAAGAACTCGTCGTTCCGGAAGCCCTGTGGAACGCGATTGTGAACCGTCCCGGCTGGTTCCCGGTCAAAGAGCACGCAGAAAGCTGA
- the rplM gene encoding 50S ribosomal protein L13 has protein sequence MRTTYMAKGHEVERKWYVVDAEGQTLGRLSSEVASILRGKHKPTFTPHVDTGDHVIIINAEKIHLTGNKLMDKKYYRHSRYPGSLKTTTAGEMRANKPERLLELSIKGMMPKGSLGRQMTKKLNVYAGPEHPHAAQKPEAYELRG, from the coding sequence ATGCGTACAACATATATGGCCAAAGGCCACGAAGTCGAGCGTAAATGGTACGTGGTTGACGCTGAAGGACAAACACTCGGTCGTTTATCTTCCGAAGTGGCAAGCATCCTTCGCGGCAAGCACAAGCCAACATTCACACCACACGTTGATACCGGTGACCACGTCATCATCATCAATGCGGAGAAGATCCACCTGACAGGGAACAAGCTGATGGACAAGAAATACTACCGTCACAGCCGTTACCCTGGTTCACTGAAGACAACGACTGCTGGCGAAATGCGTGCCAACAAGCCGGAACGTCTTCTCGAGCTTTCCATCAAAGGCATGATGCCTAAAGGTTCACTTGGCCGTCAAATGACCAAGAAACTGAACGTATATGCAGGTCCTGAGCACCCGCACGCAGCACAAAAGCCAGAAGCTTATGAGCTTCGCGGCTAA
- a CDS encoding flotillin family protein → MQSFLFFIIAVPTVLVALVLGYVWLRIRYRTARSNEALVITGPRLGEGTDVFRDEEGRSMKIIRGGGYRLRQFQRSTPIDLKSFKLEIDTPIVITNGGVPIVANAIAMVKVADTLEGVARYAEQFLGKDQKQIENEISEVLSSNLRAILSKMTVEAINEDRESFNEQVTDVAQNQLDQMGFKITSLGLSDLRDGNEENGYLENLGRPRIAKVRKDAEIAEANTLRETRIHKAQTDQEIQEEEYSREQEIAAAKKEKDIQEAQFKEETERARAKSEQSYELEKAKLDKEVKEEELNIQYMERTRAVELEEQENRVKQAKADADYYAVTKKAEADANRVRIDGEASAKIKLEDGKAEAQVILERGKAEAEAREILAKAMDEHGDAILRERMIEMLPQLAAEFAKPLSSIDSVKVIDSGSGNGVSSVGGSVARSMMEMSEPLKETTGIDLKDLLSKFTDQTGKENKTDSGGGSEQKEKKEDGH, encoded by the coding sequence ATGCAATCATTTTTATTTTTCATCATTGCGGTGCCCACCGTCCTCGTCGCCCTTGTACTTGGGTATGTGTGGCTCAGGATCCGTTACCGAACAGCCAGGTCGAATGAGGCGCTCGTCATTACAGGTCCGCGGCTTGGAGAAGGCACGGACGTCTTCCGGGATGAGGAAGGCCGTTCGATGAAGATCATCCGCGGCGGCGGCTACCGCCTGCGGCAGTTTCAGCGTTCGACCCCGATTGATCTGAAGTCCTTTAAGCTTGAGATCGATACCCCAATCGTCATTACCAACGGCGGTGTGCCGATTGTGGCGAATGCGATTGCCATGGTCAAGGTCGCCGATACCCTTGAAGGAGTGGCCCGCTACGCGGAACAGTTCCTCGGCAAGGATCAAAAGCAGATTGAAAACGAAATCTCCGAGGTGTTGAGCAGTAATCTGCGTGCGATCCTCTCAAAGATGACCGTGGAAGCGATCAACGAAGACCGGGAGTCCTTTAATGAGCAGGTCACGGATGTGGCGCAAAACCAGCTCGATCAGATGGGCTTTAAGATCACTTCTCTCGGTTTGTCGGATCTGCGTGATGGTAATGAAGAGAACGGGTATCTCGAGAACCTCGGACGACCGCGGATTGCGAAAGTGCGTAAAGATGCAGAGATTGCCGAAGCCAATACGCTCAGAGAGACACGGATCCATAAAGCACAGACGGATCAGGAAATTCAGGAAGAGGAGTACAGCCGTGAACAGGAGATCGCAGCGGCGAAGAAGGAAAAGGACATCCAGGAGGCGCAGTTCAAAGAGGAGACGGAACGCGCCCGTGCGAAGTCGGAACAGTCCTACGAGCTTGAGAAAGCGAAGCTCGATAAAGAAGTGAAAGAAGAAGAACTCAATATTCAGTACATGGAACGCACCCGGGCCGTTGAGCTTGAAGAACAGGAAAACCGGGTGAAGCAGGCGAAAGCGGATGCCGACTACTATGCGGTTACAAAGAAGGCGGAAGCGGATGCCAACCGTGTCCGAATTGACGGGGAAGCCTCCGCAAAAATTAAGCTTGAAGACGGTAAAGCGGAAGCGCAGGTCATTCTTGAACGCGGGAAAGCGGAAGCGGAGGCGAGAGAAATACTGGCCAAAGCGATGGATGAACATGGTGACGCGATCCTTCGTGAGCGGATGATTGAGATGCTGCCGCAGCTCGCCGCCGAGTTCGCGAAGCCGCTCTCGTCCATTGATTCGGTGAAAGTGATTGATTCCGGGAGCGGAAATGGGGTCTCGAGTGTTGGCGGCTCCGTCGCAAGGTCCATGATGGAGATGAGTGAGCCCCTGAAAGAAACGACGGGGATCGATCTGAAAGACCTCCTATCCAAATTCACAGACCAGACCGGGAAAGAAAACAAGACGGATTCAGGCGGGGGATCTGAACAAAAGGAAAAGAAGGAAGACGGACACTGA
- the ltrA gene encoding group II intron reverse transcriptase/maturase, translated as MQKRVAIWQRKESKSGMQLIDRVVCPDNLNLAMNRVISNKGNPGVDGMTVDQLEAHVRQYAKPLIAKIQKGTYQPLPVKRVEIPKENGKKRKLGIPAVRDRMVQQAIFQVIEPIIDPHFSPNSYGFRPGKNAKQAIKQAAKYYDEGFKMVVDIDLKSYFDTIPHQKLMNYLEQYIQDPIILKLIWKFLKSGIMIGDNWESSRNGAPQGGNLSPILSNVYLHELDKELERRGHRFVRYADDFCIYVKSRRAAERVLLNTTTFLEGTLKLSVNQEKSAIGSPTKRKFLGFCIHKSNNETRCRPHHASKAKFKAKLKYLTRRNQANSFDYIILKINQVTTGWINYYGISYMKSFINSIKQWLHHRLRQLIWKQWKKIKTRYKNLMKYGIETEEAWKMANTRKGYWRASKNETLHKAIKIEKLAGWGLKDMSQLYEHAYSTY; from the coding sequence ATGCAGAAGCGTGTAGCAATCTGGCAACGAAAGGAGTCGAAAAGCGGTATGCAATTAATTGACAGAGTGGTCTGTCCGGATAACCTGAATTTGGCGATGAACCGGGTGATTTCCAATAAAGGAAACCCCGGGGTCGACGGGATGACCGTTGACCAACTTGAAGCACATGTTCGCCAATATGCGAAACCATTGATAGCCAAAATCCAAAAAGGGACATATCAACCTTTACCCGTAAAACGGGTAGAGATTCCGAAAGAGAATGGAAAGAAACGCAAATTGGGGATACCGGCAGTCCGGGACCGTATGGTCCAGCAAGCGATTTTTCAAGTTATTGAACCGATAATAGATCCGCACTTCTCTCCAAACAGTTATGGGTTCAGACCGGGTAAAAATGCCAAACAAGCGATTAAACAAGCCGCAAAATATTATGATGAAGGATTCAAAATGGTCGTGGATATCGATCTGAAAAGTTATTTTGATACGATTCCCCATCAAAAGCTGATGAACTATCTTGAACAATATATTCAGGATCCGATCATCTTGAAACTGATCTGGAAGTTTCTTAAAAGCGGGATTATGATAGGGGACAACTGGGAATCTTCAAGAAACGGTGCACCGCAAGGTGGCAACTTATCACCGATTCTCAGCAATGTTTACCTACATGAACTGGATAAGGAATTGGAAAGAAGAGGCCACCGTTTCGTCAGATATGCAGATGACTTTTGCATCTACGTTAAAAGTCGCAGAGCTGCGGAGCGTGTGCTCCTTAACACAACAACTTTCCTCGAGGGAACACTTAAACTGAGTGTGAACCAAGAGAAAAGTGCTATAGGATCACCAACGAAACGAAAGTTTCTGGGGTTTTGCATTCACAAAAGTAATAATGAAACCAGGTGCAGACCTCACCACGCCTCCAAGGCGAAGTTCAAAGCCAAACTGAAATATCTGACGAGAAGAAACCAGGCGAACTCCTTCGATTACATTATTCTTAAGATTAACCAGGTGACAACCGGCTGGATCAACTACTATGGCATCAGTTACATGAAATCCTTTATCAACAGCATTAAGCAATGGTTACACCATCGGCTGAGGCAACTGATCTGGAAACAGTGGAAGAAAATTAAAACGAGATACAAGAATTTGATGAAGTATGGCATTGAAACCGAAGAAGCTTGGAAAATGGCAAACACTCGCAAAGGCTATTGGCGTGCCTCCAAGAACGAGACACTGCACAAAGCCATCAAAATAGAAAAGCTCGCAGGGTGGGGACTCAAAGACATGAGTCAACTCTACGAGCATGCATACTCAACTTATTGA